One Streptomyces sp. CNQ-509 DNA window includes the following coding sequences:
- a CDS encoding RidA family protein produces the protein MQHIVRPDGSPPVNGYSHAVTFTGTMVAVSGQVPLDEAGRLVGENDAEAQVRQVFANLTTALRAAGSGLEHVVKLTVYLTDLDDLPAFRRVRDEIQNPALPPASSLVQVAGLVSPEFRVEVDALAVVPG, from the coding sequence ATGCAGCACATCGTCCGACCCGACGGATCCCCGCCGGTCAACGGCTACAGCCACGCGGTGACGTTCACGGGCACCATGGTCGCCGTCTCCGGCCAGGTGCCGCTGGACGAGGCCGGCCGCCTGGTGGGCGAGAACGACGCGGAGGCGCAGGTGCGCCAGGTGTTCGCGAACCTCACGACGGCGCTGCGGGCGGCGGGTTCCGGCCTTGAGCACGTCGTGAAGCTGACGGTCTACCTGACGGACCTCGACGACCTGCCGGCGTTCCGCCGCGTACGGGACGAGATCCAGAACCCGGCGCTCCCGCCGGCGAGTTCGCTGGTGCAGGTCGCGGGCCTGGTGAGCCCGGAGTTCCGGGTGGAGGTGGACGCCCTGGCGGTGGTGCCGGGGTGA
- a CDS encoding helix-turn-helix transcriptional regulator, which produces MPARPRELTPDRSARHLFGAKMRAHRMRAGMSLEALNDVVNISRSHLARIETAEAMPPPDLPPRLDAAFGTDGIFQELYRLAAKEIHPDQFKRRMELEARAQAIGEYGGQIVPGILQTEGYARAQFRQANPWASEDSIEELVTARMSRQSVLTSDTLMDYSAVLDEAALRRGFGGPEVMRTQLAHLAELTLTQKTMVQVVPFGLGGHALAGGTLTLMTSADGARVAYEESITTGTLMEEKESVVERQRVYDLLRASALSPDDSATFFRSVMEVLPT; this is translated from the coding sequence GTGCCCGCACGTCCCCGCGAACTCACCCCCGACCGAAGCGCCCGACACCTCTTCGGCGCGAAGATGCGCGCCCACCGCATGCGCGCGGGCATGAGCCTCGAAGCGCTGAACGACGTGGTGAACATCAGCCGCAGCCACCTGGCCCGCATCGAGACGGCGGAAGCCATGCCGCCGCCGGATCTGCCGCCGCGGCTGGATGCCGCCTTCGGCACGGACGGGATCTTCCAGGAGCTGTACCGGCTCGCGGCGAAGGAGATTCACCCCGACCAGTTCAAGCGCCGTATGGAACTTGAGGCACGCGCCCAAGCGATCGGGGAGTACGGCGGTCAGATCGTGCCCGGGATCTTGCAGACGGAGGGCTATGCACGTGCCCAGTTCCGGCAGGCCAACCCCTGGGCGTCGGAAGACAGCATCGAGGAGTTGGTCACCGCTCGTATGAGTCGGCAGTCGGTACTTACCTCCGACACATTGATGGACTACTCGGCGGTGCTGGACGAGGCGGCACTCCGCCGGGGCTTCGGCGGGCCGGAAGTGATGCGGACCCAACTCGCGCACCTCGCAGAGCTGACACTCACGCAGAAGACGATGGTCCAGGTCGTCCCCTTCGGCCTTGGGGGACATGCGTTGGCCGGAGGCACGCTCACCCTGATGACCTCGGCCGATGGTGCACGGGTCGCCTACGAGGAGAGCATCACGACAGGCACGTTGATGGAGGAAAAGGAAAGCGTCGTCGAACGGCAGCGGGTATACGATCTGTTAAGGGCATCCGCCCTGTCGCCAGACGATTCAGCGACCTTTTTCCGGTCCGTCATGGAGGTACTTCCGACATGA
- a CDS encoding NmrA family NAD(P)-binding protein: protein MTTDRLVVVTGATGRQGGAAARRLLAAGRPVRALVRDTTAAAAKALESAGAELVRGDFDDPSSLPAALEGAAALFAVPPVAFGPDGSGVEQEFARGRALIDAATAVGVEHVVFTGIASTPGRLGGSEGKKRIEDYLRERIRSVTVLRPVRFMSNYLAAPPVGVDGIVHGVHRHIFPPDEPVQIIAVEDIAEFASLAFDRPDRFAGRTLELAGDAPTPAEAVAAISEATGTAVRYEQITHAEAVALNPEIAQVRERWAAGSRWHADIEALRVIHPGLRTLADWLAESGTALLRKRLLETA, encoded by the coding sequence ATGACCACTGACCGCTTGGTCGTTGTGACCGGTGCGACCGGACGGCAGGGCGGCGCCGCCGCACGCCGGCTCCTTGCGGCGGGCAGGCCGGTGCGCGCACTCGTGCGGGATACGACGGCTGCCGCCGCCAAGGCACTCGAATCCGCCGGCGCCGAACTCGTCCGCGGCGACTTCGACGACCCGTCGAGTCTGCCCGCGGCACTGGAGGGAGCCGCGGCGCTGTTCGCCGTACCGCCCGTCGCCTTCGGACCGGACGGCTCCGGCGTGGAGCAGGAGTTCGCCCGTGGCCGGGCGCTGATCGATGCCGCGACCGCCGTGGGGGTCGAGCACGTGGTGTTCACGGGCATCGCGTCCACGCCGGGTCGACTGGGCGGCTCCGAGGGGAAGAAGCGCATCGAGGACTACCTGCGGGAGCGGATCCGGTCGGTGACCGTGCTGCGGCCGGTGCGCTTCATGTCGAACTACCTCGCCGCGCCGCCCGTCGGTGTCGACGGCATCGTCCACGGCGTGCACCGGCACATCTTCCCGCCGGACGAGCCCGTCCAGATCATCGCGGTGGAGGACATCGCCGAATTCGCCTCGCTGGCCTTCGACAGGCCGGACCGGTTCGCGGGGCGGACCCTGGAACTGGCGGGGGACGCCCCCACCCCGGCCGAGGCGGTCGCCGCGATCAGCGAGGCCACCGGAACCGCGGTGCGCTACGAGCAGATCACGCATGCCGAGGCCGTCGCACTCAACCCCGAGATCGCACAGGTCCGGGAACGCTGGGCGGCCGGATCGCGCTGGCACGCCGACATCGAAGCCCTGCGCGTCATCCACCCCGGACTGCGTACGCTCGCGGACTGGCTCGCCGAATCCGGCACCGCCCTGCTGCGAAAGCGGCTCCTCGAAACCGCCTAG
- a CDS encoding nuclear transport factor 2 family protein has protein sequence MSQAAPANTRTVVEELLRRIGEGDPDRIAELYAEQSDWKLDWPEAEHGRPATPWIRHRSTRADAAAHYREIAEHHVPEQAATEVERILIDGNDAIVLGEIRQTARSTGRAYRARFALHLTVEDGLVTRHHVYEDSLAVVQAFDPEHR, from the coding sequence GTGTCACAAGCCGCGCCCGCGAACACGCGCACTGTGGTTGAGGAATTGCTGCGCAGGATCGGCGAGGGTGATCCCGACCGCATCGCCGAGCTGTACGCCGAGCAGAGCGACTGGAAGCTGGATTGGCCGGAAGCCGAGCACGGTCGCCCCGCCACGCCCTGGATCCGCCACCGGTCCACCCGGGCCGACGCGGCGGCCCACTACCGCGAGATTGCCGAGCATCACGTGCCGGAACAGGCGGCGACCGAGGTCGAGCGCATCCTCATCGACGGAAACGACGCGATTGTGCTCGGGGAGATCCGCCAGACCGCCCGGTCCACCGGACGTGCGTATCGCGCCCGGTTCGCCCTGCACCTCACCGTCGAGGACGGTCTCGTCACCCGACACCACGTCTACGAGGACAGTCTCGCCGTCGTCCAGGCCTTCGACCCGGAGCATCGGTAA
- a CDS encoding nuclear transport factor 2 family protein, whose product MTTSSATDSVTVLTGMYAAEAEYLAAGGPGEASFDILAPFFAPDVVLHQAEALPYGGTWRGHDGMTRFFLAMGRVWETFDMVEQEFLATGETAVVLTQVRARARATGRELGFPILQTITVKNGQITEVRPFYWDTRAIADACTGSVPTG is encoded by the coding sequence ATGACGACTTCATCCGCCACAGACTCCGTGACCGTCCTCACCGGCATGTATGCCGCCGAGGCGGAGTACCTCGCCGCCGGCGGTCCCGGCGAGGCTTCGTTCGACATTCTCGCCCCCTTCTTCGCCCCGGACGTCGTGTTGCATCAAGCGGAGGCCCTGCCGTACGGAGGCACCTGGCGCGGGCACGACGGCATGACGCGCTTCTTTCTCGCGATGGGCCGGGTCTGGGAGACGTTCGACATGGTGGAGCAGGAGTTCCTTGCCACCGGTGAGACCGCGGTCGTGCTGACGCAGGTCCGTGCGCGCGCTCGTGCGACCGGCCGTGAACTCGGCTTCCCCATTCTGCAAACGATCACGGTCAAGAACGGGCAGATCACCGAGGTCCGTCCGTTCTACTGGGACACCAGGGCAATCGCCGACGCCTGCACCGGATCCGTGCCGACAGGCTGA
- a CDS encoding nuclear transport factor 2 family protein translates to MPGTETLIRDLADRAALADLVARHSLWIDEGRFDETDRLFTPDVVVRSPRGEAHGIEALVGLARGGHDTYVRTLHTKSNLVIVIDGRTATVRAHDVAVFVLDDKTEAIAAAIHRYGARRTEDGWRFDRLDVTPVALTEALDRAL, encoded by the coding sequence ATGCCCGGTACCGAAACCCTGATCCGCGACCTCGCCGACCGCGCCGCACTGGCCGACCTGGTCGCCCGCCACAGCCTGTGGATCGACGAAGGCCGCTTCGACGAGACCGACCGGCTCTTCACCCCGGACGTCGTCGTCAGGTCCCCGCGGGGGGAGGCCCACGGCATCGAGGCGCTCGTCGGACTCGCCCGCGGGGGCCACGACACATACGTCCGCACCCTGCACACCAAGTCCAACCTGGTCATCGTGATCGACGGGAGGACGGCCACGGTGCGGGCCCACGACGTCGCCGTCTTCGTACTCGACGACAAGACGGAGGCGATCGCTGCCGCGATCCACCGCTACGGAGCGCGCCGCACCGAGGACGGCTGGCGCTTCGACCGCCTCGACGTCACCCCGGTCGCACTGACCGAGGCCCTCGACCGGGCCCTGTAG
- a CDS encoding MerR family transcriptional regulator translates to MLTIGELASYAGVTVRAVRHYHAKGLLPEPDRDHSGYRRYDAAAVVELIRIRTLAEAGVPLARVRELLRAGEAEFAAAVADIDRRLRAEIRARRETRRRIARLTAGDSLALPAEVVAFLDRLRELGVDERIVAVEREGWIPLAAHSPDRVPEWLARKRAQLADPQFLDFYRTLGHALDWAPDDPRLTALADDLAAYLARLTAERGRDYVADVDLAPPFAELMDKLAFEAAPPARRLIGLLRKRGWTGWTRLEPLDPR, encoded by the coding sequence ATGCTGACCATCGGCGAACTGGCGTCGTACGCGGGCGTGACGGTCCGCGCGGTCCGGCACTACCACGCCAAGGGCCTGCTCCCCGAGCCGGACCGGGACCACTCCGGCTACCGCCGCTACGACGCCGCCGCCGTGGTCGAGCTGATCCGCATCCGCACCCTCGCCGAGGCCGGCGTCCCGCTGGCCCGGGTGCGGGAGCTGCTGCGGGCGGGCGAGGCGGAGTTCGCGGCGGCGGTCGCGGACATCGACCGGCGGCTGCGGGCCGAGATCCGCGCCCGCCGGGAGACCCGCCGCCGCATCGCCCGGCTCACGGCGGGTGACAGCCTGGCGCTGCCCGCGGAGGTGGTGGCGTTCCTGGACCGGCTGCGCGAACTGGGCGTCGACGAGCGGATCGTGGCGGTCGAGCGCGAGGGCTGGATCCCGCTCGCGGCGCACTCCCCCGACCGCGTACCGGAGTGGCTGGCCCGTAAACGGGCCCAGCTCGCCGACCCCCAGTTCCTCGACTTCTACCGCACCCTCGGCCACGCCCTCGACTGGGCGCCGGACGACCCCCGCCTGACTGCCCTCGCCGACGACCTCGCCGCGTACCTCGCCCGCCTCACGGCGGAACGGGGGCGGGACTACGTCGCCGACGTCGACCTCGCGCCGCCCTTCGCGGAGCTGATGGACAAGCTGGCCTTCGAGGCGGCGCCGCCGGCGCGGCGGCTCATCGGGCTGCTGCGCAAGCGGGGCTGGACGGGGTGGACGCGGCTGGAGCCGCTGGATCCGCGTTGA
- a CDS encoding ABC transporter permease, translating into MSAPGTYVLRDSATMLRRNLRHMARYPSMTLMLVGQPLLFLLLFTYVFGGTMGAGLPGGDRGSYPTYIAPGILTMTVASVSIGTAVLVANDMTDGIIDRFRTMPIAKSSVLTGHVLAAMIQTALALAAVGAVAFALGLRTGASAADWVCLAGLLGLLSYALTWFTVALGLASPDPETASNLPMVFVLLPFVGSGFVPVDTMPAGLRWFAAHQPFTPVMDLIRGLLDGAPDGVDAAWAAGWCAALGAAGYLWSRRLYRTRAAA; encoded by the coding sequence ATGAGTGCCCCCGGCACGTACGTCCTGCGCGACTCCGCGACCATGCTGCGCCGCAACCTGCGCCACATGGCCCGCTACCCGTCCATGACCCTCATGCTCGTCGGCCAGCCGCTGCTTTTCCTGCTGCTGTTCACGTACGTCTTCGGCGGCACCATGGGCGCGGGACTCCCCGGCGGCGACCGCGGCTCCTACCCCACGTACATCGCCCCCGGGATCCTCACGATGACGGTCGCGAGCGTGTCCATCGGCACCGCCGTGCTCGTCGCCAACGACATGACCGACGGGATCATCGACCGGTTCCGCACCATGCCTATTGCGAAGTCCTCGGTGCTCACGGGCCACGTGCTCGCCGCGATGATCCAGACCGCGCTGGCGCTCGCCGCGGTCGGCGCGGTGGCCTTCGCGCTCGGGCTGCGGACGGGCGCGTCGGCGGCGGACTGGGTCTGCCTCGCGGGGCTGCTCGGGCTGCTGTCGTACGCGCTGACGTGGTTCACGGTGGCGCTGGGTCTGGCCAGCCCGGACCCGGAGACGGCGAGCAACCTGCCGATGGTCTTCGTGCTGCTGCCGTTCGTGGGCAGCGGGTTCGTCCCCGTCGACACGATGCCCGCGGGGCTGCGGTGGTTCGCCGCGCACCAGCCGTTCACGCCGGTCATGGATCTGATCCGGGGGCTCCTCGACGGGGCGCCGGACGGCGTGGACGCGGCGTGGGCGGCCGGCTGGTGCGCGGCGCTCGGCGCGGCCGGCTACCTCTGGTCGCGCCGCCTCTACCGCACCCGCGCGGCGGCCTAG
- a CDS encoding DUF397 domain-containing protein translates to MSTTPDLSRAEWVKSSFSGNGGGSCVEWAPAYVTSGVVPVRDSKDPHGPALTFEPSAWMSFITAVRRNEFGTEDRDPTA, encoded by the coding sequence ATGAGCACCACGCCTGACCTCTCCCGCGCGGAATGGGTCAAGTCGAGCTTCAGCGGAAACGGCGGGGGCAGTTGTGTCGAGTGGGCTCCTGCTTACGTCACCTCAGGCGTCGTCCCCGTCCGTGACAGCAAGGACCCCCACGGCCCCGCGCTCACCTTCGAGCCCTCCGCCTGGATGTCCTTCATCACCGCCGTCCGGCGCAACGAGTTCGGCACCGAAGATCGCGACCCCACAGCCTGA
- a CDS encoding ATP-binding protein has protein sequence MTTQARMFARSARSVGRAREFVAGVVGAGDRADDIRVCVSELATNALRHTPVGRRFLVRVAVQPHVVQVEVHDPGDGEPHVCSPADTDDRGRGLLLVEALADDWGTSARNGPGKSVWATFKVSGAPEGAAGW, from the coding sequence ATGACCACGCAGGCGCGGATGTTCGCCAGGAGTGCCCGTTCGGTAGGCAGGGCACGCGAGTTCGTCGCAGGTGTGGTGGGCGCGGGGGACCGGGCGGACGACATCCGGGTGTGCGTCTCGGAGCTGGCGACCAACGCGCTACGGCACACCCCCGTGGGTCGCCGCTTCCTCGTACGGGTTGCCGTGCAGCCGCACGTCGTTCAGGTGGAGGTACACGACCCCGGGGACGGGGAGCCCCACGTGTGCTCTCCCGCGGACACGGACGACCGCGGCCGGGGGTTGCTCCTGGTCGAGGCCCTGGCCGACGACTGGGGTACATCCGCCCGCAACGGCCCTGGCAAGTCCGTCTGGGCGACGTTCAAGGTTTCCGGGGCGCCGGAGGGTGCGGCGGGTTGGTAG
- a CDS encoding MarR family winged helix-turn-helix transcriptional regulator — protein METADETRFDRGDETPERLKRQLSRLVGMTAVQTRRVAGDALRAVGARKDHFVVLATLAEAGPASQAALSGRTRIYKSDLVSVLNDLADGGWVRRTPDPADKRRNVITITEDGERRLDELDRVLDGVNEHIMAPLGRDERTQLFALLGRVNAHLDDVPDR, from the coding sequence ATGGAGACCGCCGACGAAACGCGATTCGACCGCGGCGACGAGACCCCGGAGCGGCTCAAGCGCCAGCTCTCGCGGCTCGTCGGGATGACGGCCGTCCAGACGCGGCGGGTAGCGGGCGACGCGCTCCGGGCGGTGGGCGCCCGCAAGGACCACTTCGTGGTGCTCGCCACACTCGCCGAGGCGGGTCCGGCGAGCCAGGCGGCCCTGTCCGGCCGCACCCGTATCTACAAGAGCGATCTCGTCTCGGTCCTCAACGACCTCGCGGACGGCGGCTGGGTCCGCCGCACCCCCGACCCGGCCGACAAGCGCCGTAACGTCATCACCATCACCGAGGACGGCGAGCGCCGCCTCGACGAACTCGACCGCGTACTCGACGGCGTCAACGAGCACATCATGGCCCCGCTCGGCCGCGACGAGCGCACGCAGTTGTTCGCCCTGCTCGGCCGCGTCAACGCGCACCTCGACGACGTGCCGGACCGCTGA
- a CDS encoding SAM-dependent methyltransferase, protein MPSFEITPIGTVRNDRTDIQNTDNWGAVRSTITVDERFGEACLQGLEGFSHVEVVFVFDRFPEPDASAVNEPRPYRGRADLPPMGIFAGRGPRRPNRLGATTCAIESVEGRELTVVGLDAVSGTPVVDLKPAMEEFRPAEVRQPEWVSRMMSEYFKP, encoded by the coding sequence ATGCCGAGCTTCGAGATCACACCGATTGGTACGGTCCGCAACGACCGGACGGACATCCAGAACACGGACAACTGGGGTGCCGTCCGCAGCACGATCACCGTGGACGAGCGCTTCGGCGAGGCATGCCTCCAGGGCCTGGAGGGCTTCTCGCACGTGGAGGTCGTCTTCGTCTTCGACCGCTTCCCGGAACCCGATGCCAGCGCCGTCAACGAACCCCGCCCGTACCGGGGCCGAGCGGACCTCCCGCCCATGGGCATCTTCGCGGGCAGGGGCCCGCGGAGACCGAACCGGCTGGGGGCGACGACGTGCGCGATCGAGTCGGTGGAGGGACGGGAGTTGACGGTGGTGGGGCTCGACGCGGTGTCGGGGACGCCGGTGGTGGACCTGAAGCCGGCGATGGAGGAGTTCCGCCCGGCGGAGGTGAGGCAGCCGGAGTGGGTGAGCCGCATGATGTCGGAGTACTTCAAGCCGTAG
- a CDS encoding TetR/AcrR family transcriptional regulator — protein sequence MTAAPHDIGRADARRNRTKVLAAASRAFDEHGTDISLGAIARQAGVGAGTVYRHFPSKEILLEAVLVRQVDDAVDAARRWAARADPVTAFFGFLLEVVDTSLGRKHACDALTAETNWPRPGLAASARRFRRALDELLRAAQQAGGVRTDVGADDVAALTVGCSTTRAAHRDRNGGARMARLALESLRSPGSVTEGQVFRDAPGALHAARRCEECGARLQARPSGRPARYCGATCRQRAHRRRLGS from the coding sequence ATGACCGCAGCTCCCCACGACATCGGCCGGGCCGATGCGCGCCGTAACCGCACGAAGGTGCTCGCCGCCGCTTCGCGGGCGTTCGACGAGCACGGCACGGACATCTCGCTCGGCGCGATCGCACGGCAGGCGGGGGTCGGCGCCGGCACCGTGTACCGGCACTTCCCCAGCAAGGAGATCCTGCTGGAGGCCGTACTCGTCCGGCAGGTCGACGACGCGGTGGACGCCGCCCGGCGGTGGGCGGCCCGCGCCGACCCCGTCACGGCGTTCTTCGGCTTCCTCCTGGAGGTCGTCGACACGTCCCTCGGGCGCAAGCACGCCTGCGACGCCCTGACCGCGGAGACCAACTGGCCGCGCCCGGGCCTGGCCGCGTCGGCACGACGGTTCCGCCGGGCACTCGACGAACTGCTCCGCGCGGCCCAGCAGGCCGGCGGGGTCCGCACCGACGTCGGCGCGGACGACGTCGCCGCGCTCACCGTCGGGTGCTCGACGACCCGGGCCGCCCACCGCGACCGGAACGGCGGCGCCCGCATGGCGCGGCTGGCACTGGAGAGCCTGCGGAGCCCCGGATCCGTCACGGAAGGGCAGGTGTTCCGTGACGCACCCGGCGCGCTGCACGCGGCAAGGCGGTGCGAGGAGTGCGGGGCCCGGCTCCAGGCCCGGCCCTCCGGCCGCCCGGCCCGCTACTGCGGAGCGACCTGCCGACAGCGGGCACACCGTCGCCGCCTCGGCTCGTAA
- a CDS encoding alpha/beta fold hydrolase gives MREIDVELEGGRRLHVYDTGGEGRDDRLAVFWHHGTPNVGAPPGPLLPDAERLGLRWVSYDRPGYGGSSPWPGRDMASAAALASRVADELGIGRFAAVGHSSGGPHALACGALAPDRVAAVVSVAGPAPFGAAGLDWFAGMASSVAESLRAAVAGRAAKEEHEAEAAYEPEMFTAADHAALAGAWSWFDDVVGPAVAGSPDGLVDDDLANVGPWGFDPAAVTAPVLLLHGGRDRVIPRTHGEWLARHCPAAELWIRPEDGHISVLGSGATALEWLREQSAP, from the coding sequence ATGAGGGAGATCGATGTGGAACTGGAGGGCGGGCGCAGGCTGCATGTGTACGACACCGGGGGCGAGGGCCGCGATGACCGGCTCGCCGTCTTCTGGCACCACGGGACGCCGAACGTCGGTGCGCCGCCCGGGCCGCTGCTGCCGGACGCCGAGCGGCTGGGGCTCCGCTGGGTGTCGTACGACCGGCCGGGGTACGGGGGGTCGAGCCCGTGGCCCGGGCGGGACATGGCGTCGGCGGCGGCGCTCGCCTCGCGGGTAGCCGACGAACTGGGCATCGGGCGGTTCGCCGCCGTGGGGCACTCCAGCGGGGGCCCGCACGCCCTGGCGTGCGGGGCACTGGCACCGGACCGGGTGGCGGCGGTGGTGAGCGTGGCGGGACCGGCGCCGTTCGGGGCGGCGGGGCTCGACTGGTTCGCCGGGATGGCGTCGTCGGTCGCGGAGTCGCTGCGGGCGGCGGTCGCGGGGCGCGCGGCGAAGGAGGAGCACGAGGCGGAGGCCGCGTACGAGCCGGAGATGTTCACGGCGGCCGACCACGCGGCGCTGGCCGGTGCGTGGTCCTGGTTCGACGACGTCGTCGGCCCCGCCGTCGCGGGCAGCCCGGACGGGCTGGTCGACGACGACCTCGCCAACGTCGGCCCCTGGGGCTTCGACCCGGCCGCGGTGACCGCGCCGGTGCTGCTGCTGCACGGCGGCCGGGACCGGGTGATCCCCCGCACACACGGCGAGTGGCTGGCGCGCCACTGCCCGGCGGCGGAGCTGTGGATACGGCCCGAGGACGGCCACATCTCCGTACTCGGCTCCGGCGCGACAGCGCTGGAATGGCTCAGAGAGCAATCCGCCCCCTGA
- a CDS encoding RNA polymerase sigma factor: protein MAVRRRPAHGGHGAHGADGAGHTDPALSAADTRRVRAVLALGGVPFGELDDGVQQVQLKLLEQHLAPDRAPVRNPAAWAAAVASRVAADWHRGRTRDAGLRDRLAARWTRPAEHPEDARLLALAVAEGLEELPPGQRQVVVLRYYADLPVKDIAEALGIPEGTVKSRLHGAAAVLRTRLREREVG from the coding sequence ATGGCAGTCCGCCGCAGACCGGCGCACGGCGGGCACGGCGCGCACGGCGCGGACGGCGCGGGTCACACGGACCCCGCGCTGTCCGCGGCCGACACGCGCCGGGTACGGGCCGTGCTCGCGCTCGGCGGCGTGCCGTTCGGCGAACTCGACGACGGCGTGCAGCAGGTCCAGCTCAAGCTGCTGGAACAGCACCTGGCCCCGGACCGCGCCCCGGTCCGCAACCCGGCCGCGTGGGCGGCGGCGGTCGCCTCCCGCGTAGCCGCGGACTGGCACCGCGGCCGCACCCGCGACGCGGGCCTGCGCGACCGCCTCGCCGCCCGCTGGACCCGCCCGGCGGAACACCCCGAGGACGCCAGGCTGCTGGCCCTGGCGGTGGCGGAGGGCCTGGAGGAACTGCCGCCGGGGCAGCGCCAGGTGGTGGTGCTGCGCTACTACGCGGACCTGCCGGTGAAGGACATCGCGGAGGCCCTGGGCATCCCGGAGGGCACGGTCAAGAGCCGCCTGCACGGCGCGGCGGCGGTGCTGCGCACGCGGCTGCGGGAGAGGGAGGTGGGGTGA
- a CDS encoding ABC transporter ATP-binding protein, with protein sequence MTTRAPAVEAAGLRKAYGGREVLAGVDLTVPAGTVYALLGPNGAGKTTTVRILTTLLPADAGTAQVAGHDIRRAPARVRAAIGVTGQFSAVDGLLTGRENLRLMADLGHLARPRAAAVTAGLLARFGLADAADRRAATYSGGMKRRLDLAMTLVSGPRLIFLDEPTTGLDPRSRRALWDVVRELVADGTTVFLTTQYLEEADRLADRIGVLDGGRLVAEGTAAELKRRVTGGHVELHVADAARAAELARRLPGAVADPAAPAVTVPYDGSLGTLRRLLAGLDDDGSVTGLAVHTPDLDDVFLALTGHAVPAGEVRA encoded by the coding sequence ATGACCACGAGAGCCCCCGCCGTCGAGGCCGCGGGACTGCGCAAGGCGTACGGCGGCCGCGAGGTCCTCGCCGGCGTCGACCTCACCGTGCCCGCCGGCACCGTCTACGCCCTGCTCGGCCCCAACGGCGCCGGCAAGACCACCACCGTCCGCATCCTCACCACCCTCCTCCCCGCCGACGCCGGCACCGCCCAGGTCGCCGGCCACGACATCCGCCGCGCGCCCGCCCGGGTGCGCGCGGCGATCGGCGTCACCGGCCAGTTCTCCGCCGTCGACGGGCTGCTCACCGGCCGCGAGAACCTGCGGCTCATGGCCGACCTCGGCCACCTCGCACGCCCCCGCGCCGCTGCCGTCACCGCCGGGCTGCTCGCCCGCTTCGGCCTCGCGGACGCCGCCGACCGGCGGGCCGCGACGTACTCCGGCGGCATGAAGAGGCGGCTCGACCTGGCGATGACCCTGGTGTCCGGGCCGCGGCTGATCTTCCTCGACGAGCCGACCACGGGACTCGACCCGCGCAGCCGCCGCGCGTTGTGGGACGTCGTCCGCGAACTCGTCGCCGACGGGACCACCGTCTTCCTCACCACGCAGTACCTGGAGGAGGCGGACCGGCTCGCCGACCGCATCGGGGTGCTCGACGGCGGCCGGCTCGTCGCCGAGGGCACCGCGGCCGAGCTGAAGCGCCGCGTCACCGGCGGCCACGTCGAACTCCACGTCGCCGACGCCGCGCGGGCGGCGGAGCTGGCGCGCCGGCTGCCCGGCGCGGTGGCCGACCCGGCGGCGCCGGCCGTCACCGTGCCGTACGACGGCAGCCTCGGCACGCTGCGGCGGCTGCTGGCGGGGCTCGACGACGACGGGTCGGTCACCGGGCTCGCGGTGCACACCCCGGACCTGGACGACGTGTTCCTGGCCCTGACCGGCCACGCCGTCCCCGCCGGGGAGGTACGGGCATGA